One bacterium genomic window, GATTCGACAACGGGTGCGCGCTTCGTCATAACTTTGCCTCTCCACTAGCCAAAGAAAAAGGCGGTCCTGCGACCGCCTTCTCTCAATCAACAATTGATACTCAGCTTTCTCAGCCTTTGGCTTTCGCCACCTGGGCTTTGAGCCAATCGGTTCCGACCGATTTCGGACGGGTGATCGGCGTGCCGAGTGCACGGTTCAACACCAACTGCGCCAGCATGCCCATGGCACGCGAGACGGAGAAGAGAACCGTATAGTAGTCGAATTCCTTCAGGTCATAATACCAGAGGAGCGAGCCGGAGGCGGCGTCGACATTCGGCCACGGATCTTTCGCCTTACCATGCTCTTTGAGCACTTTCGGGACGATCTTGAAAACGCGATCGACAGTCTGGAAGACCGGATCGTTCGGCATATGCTTGTTGCCAAAATCGCGGAAAGCATCAAAGCGCGGATCGGTGATACGGAGAACGGCATGACCGTAACCCGGGACGACCTGTCCACCCTTGAGAGTTTCCCACGCGTACTTTTCGAGTTCTTCTTCGGTCGGGACGCCCTTGAATTTCTTGATAGTCTCAAGCACCCAGCCGAGGCATTCCTGATTCGCCAGACCGTGCAGGGGGCCGGCCAGTCCGTTCAGACCAGCGGAGACCGAATAGTACGGATCAGACAGAGCCGAGCCTACCGTATGGCAGGTATTGGCGGAGACGTTTCCACCTTCGTGATCTGAGTGGAGCACGAGGTAGAGGCGCATCATGTCATAGACTTCTTCAGCCGCGATCTTCGGAGCGCCCTTTTTTGCTTTCGGCTTGTCGATGCCGAGCATGTGGCAGTAGTCCGCACCCCAGTCAAGTTTCGGGCTCGGTTTGATGATCGGACCCTTCTTGTATTTGATGCGATAGACACCGGCGGCGATACTGTGGATCGTTCCGAGAATGCGCATGGCGTCATCCAGCGTCGGCTCCCAGTATTCAGACTTGTTCATACCTTTGGAATAGCGTTTGCGGAAGATCGACTCATTCTCCATGGCGAGAATAGCGGTATCAAGCATCGCCATCGGATGCGAGGTCTTCGGCATCGCTTTGAGCACTTTCCAGACGTAGTCCGGAACTTTACTGTTCTTCTTCAGCTCTTTCTGGAAACCAACCAGTTCTTCCTTGGTCGGCATTTCACCGGTAAGAAGCAGCCAGAAGATCTCTTCGGGGAGTTTCTCGGTGAGATCTTTGATCGGGATGCCGCGGATGACCAGACCAGTATCCGGTTCGACCAACGAGGTATCACAGACCATACCTTTGATCCCGCGCATGCCGCCGATCGCTTGTTCCACCGTCACCTGCGAGATGACGACATCGCGACCGTCTTTCATGATCTGCGCGCGTTCTTCACGAAGCTTGGGAATCTGTTCGGCCATTCTCTGTTTTAGTGTCTTGGCCATCGAAGTACTCCTTTGTTTATGAGTCGGCGAATAGCTCTCTTACATTCTAATGTGTGAATTGTTTCACATTACCGCAGAAAGTAGTATTA contains:
- a CDS encoding citrate (Si)-synthase, whose translation is MAKTLKQRMAEQIPKLREERAQIMKDGRDVVISQVTVEQAIGGMRGIKGMVCDTSLVEPDTGLVIRGIPIKDLTEKLPEEIFWLLLTGEMPTKEELVGFQKELKKNSKVPDYVWKVLKAMPKTSHPMAMLDTAILAMENESIFRKRYSKGMNKSEYWEPTLDDAMRILGTIHSIAAGVYRIKYKKGPIIKPSPKLDWGADYCHMLGIDKPKAKKGAPKIAAEEVYDMMRLYLVLHSDHEGGNVSANTCHTVGSALSDPYYSVSAGLNGLAGPLHGLANQECLGWVLETIKKFKGVPTEEELEKYAWETLKGGQVVPGYGHAVLRITDPRFDAFRDFGNKHMPNDPVFQTVDRVFKIVPKVLKEHGKAKDPWPNVDAASGSLLWYYDLKEFDYYTVLFSVSRAMGMLAQLVLNRALGTPITRPKSVGTDWLKAQVAKAKG